The following proteins are co-located in the Manihot esculenta cultivar AM560-2 chromosome 9, M.esculenta_v8, whole genome shotgun sequence genome:
- the LOC110607363 gene encoding F-box protein CPR1 yields MSNLPLDLIAEILRRLPVKKLLCCRCVSKPWRALIDGQNFIDLHLQHSLETSSNTNIILKNSELYFVAFDLLDNLWQLDHPLMCYNHSIRVLGSCNGLLCICNVVDDIALWNPSIRKYHVLPFLPMELKRYPGTCSCRVCVFGLGYDPINDDYKVVRIAQFGGVNGKSFESEVKVYSLRRNSWRRIGDMPYCILYPGVNGVFVCGALHWLVSQNAESNVANMIVALDLGVEDCREVPQPELMDENFNMDIGVLGGCLCLLANFRGRRVDVWVMKDYGIKESWTKLFSVVQQDVIGVLRSLKPLAYSKSGSEVLMEQDNIHLFWYDLRRKEVRDVRIQDMPITFETEIYVGSLVPVNPNRLPKGRNRHEHEVAKNRKNRDDFLSEGFKLVL; encoded by the exons ATGTCAAATCTGCCGTTGGACCTGATCGCCGAGATCCTCCGCCGGCTACCCGTCAAGAAACTTCTGTGCTGCAGGTGCGTATCTAAACCATGGCGTGCCTTAATAGATGGCCAAAATTTCATCGATTTGCATCTCCAGCACTCCTTAGAAACCAGCTCTAATACCAACATTATCTTAAAAAATTCAGAGCTTTACTTTGTAGCTTTCGATCTGCTGGATAACCTTTGGCAACTTGATCATCCTTTGATGTGTTATAATCATAGCATCCGAGTCTTGGGTTCTTGTAATGGATTGCTTTGCATTTGCAATGTTGTGGATGACATTGCTTTGTGGAATCCCTCTATTAGAAAGTATCACGTTTTACCCTTTTTGCCCATGGAGCTCAAACGCTATCCCGGGACGTGCTCTTGCCGGGTATGTGTTTTTGGACTTGGGTATGATCCCATTAATGATGATTACAAGGTGGTTAGGATTGCACAGTTTGGGGGAGTCAATGGAAAGAGTTTTGAATCTGAAGTTAAGGTTTATAGTTTAAGAAGGAATTCTTGGAGAAGGATTGGAGATATGCCTTATTGTATTCTTTATCCTGGGGTAAATGGAGTGTTTGTTTGCGGAGCTTTGCATTGGCTAGTGAGCCAAAATGCTGAATCTAATGTCGCCAATATGATTGTTGCTTTGGATTTAGGGGTTGAGGATTGCAGGGAGGTGCCTCAGCCTGAACTTATGGATGAGAATTTTAACATGGATATTGGGGTTCTTGGAGGATGCCTATGTTTGCTTGCAAATTTTCGAGGTCGGCGTGTTGATGTGTGGGTGATGAAGGACTACGGGATCAAGGAGTCTTGGACTAAATTATTTTCTGTTGTACAGCAAGATGTTATTGGGGTTCTTAGATCTCTTAAACCTCTAGCTTATTCAAAGAGTGGCAGTGAAGTTCTCATGGAGCAGGACAACATACACCTTTTCTGGTATGACCTTAGGAGGAAAGAAGTAAGGGATGTTCGGATTCAGGATATGCCAATTACATTTGAAACAGAAATTTATGTCGGTAGCCTTGTTCCAGTTAATCCAAATAGACTGCCTAAAGGGAGGAATAGGCATGAACATGAGGTTGCAAAAAATAGGAAGAACAG AGATGATTTCTTGTCTGAGGGGTTCAAATTGGTCTTGTAA